The Geobacter sp. AOG2 genome includes a window with the following:
- a CDS encoding CTP synthase — protein sequence MKTKFIFITGGVVSSIGKGLAAASLGALLEARGLRVTMQKLDPYINVDPGTMSPFQHGEVFVTDDGAETDLDLGHYERYTNARLSKKSNFTTGQVYFSVIDKERRGDYLGGTVQVIPHITDEIKSKIIENAKGADVAIVEVGGTVGDIESLPFLEAIRQFRYDRGHGNTLYVHVTLVPYIRTAGELKTKPTQHSVMELRKIGIQPDILLCRCDRELPQEMKKKIALFCNVEEKDVIQVVDSEHIYAVPQALSKERLDEQVVDKLNIWTKDPDLTPWQDVVETLRHPSHGEVRIAVVGKYVNLTESYKSLAEALTHGGIANDCRVYLKYVDSEKIERDGVDGHLDDVDGILVPGGFGERGTEGKITAIQFARTANIPFFGICLGLQMAVIEFSRNVCDIQDACSSEFTDCGSPLIHLMEEQKTVSKKGGTMRLGAYPCSVAKGTLAHAAYNATEISERHRHRYEFNNKFRSVLTEKGMILSGIYKDKDLVEIIELPNHPWFLGCQFHPEFKSKPLQPHPLFRAFIGAALTYRNTR from the coding sequence ATGAAAACCAAGTTCATCTTTATCACCGGCGGGGTTGTCTCGTCCATCGGCAAAGGGCTGGCAGCCGCCTCGCTGGGCGCATTGCTGGAGGCACGCGGCCTGCGCGTCACCATGCAGAAGCTCGACCCCTATATCAACGTGGACCCCGGCACCATGTCACCCTTCCAGCACGGCGAGGTCTTTGTCACCGACGACGGAGCGGAAACCGACCTCGACCTGGGGCATTACGAACGCTACACCAACGCCCGCCTCTCCAAAAAAAGCAACTTCACCACCGGCCAGGTCTATTTCTCCGTTATCGACAAGGAACGGCGCGGAGACTATCTGGGAGGGACGGTGCAGGTCATCCCCCATATCACCGACGAGATCAAGAGCAAGATCATCGAAAACGCCAAAGGTGCCGACGTCGCCATCGTAGAGGTCGGCGGTACCGTTGGCGATATCGAATCCCTTCCTTTCCTGGAGGCGATCCGTCAGTTCCGTTACGACCGGGGACACGGCAATACGCTGTACGTCCACGTTACCTTGGTGCCCTACATCCGTACCGCAGGCGAACTTAAGACCAAACCCACCCAGCACTCGGTTATGGAACTGCGCAAGATCGGTATCCAGCCCGATATCCTGCTCTGCCGTTGCGATCGTGAACTTCCTCAGGAAATGAAGAAAAAAATTGCCCTGTTCTGTAACGTCGAAGAGAAAGACGTCATACAGGTGGTGGACTCGGAGCACATCTATGCCGTACCCCAGGCGCTCAGCAAGGAACGGTTGGACGAACAGGTGGTGGATAAACTCAACATCTGGACCAAGGACCCCGACCTGACCCCATGGCAGGATGTGGTTGAGACCCTGCGCCACCCCAGCCACGGCGAGGTACGCATCGCCGTCGTCGGCAAATACGTCAACCTGACCGAGTCCTACAAGTCTCTGGCCGAGGCCCTGACCCATGGCGGCATCGCAAACGACTGCCGGGTGTACCTGAAGTACGTCGATTCGGAAAAGATTGAACGGGACGGTGTTGATGGCCATCTTGACGATGTGGACGGCATCCTGGTGCCGGGAGGATTCGGGGAGCGCGGGACCGAAGGTAAAATTACCGCCATCCAGTTCGCCCGCACGGCAAATATCCCCTTTTTCGGTATCTGCCTGGGATTACAGATGGCGGTCATCGAATTTTCCCGCAACGTCTGCGACATCCAGGATGCCTGTTCAAGCGAGTTCACGGACTGCGGTTCACCTCTCATCCACCTGATGGAGGAACAAAAAACCGTCAGCAAAAAGGGAGGGACCATGAGGCTCGGTGCCTATCCCTGTTCCGTCGCCAAAGGGACCCTTGCCCATGCTGCATACAACGCAACGGAAATCTCCGAGCGGCATCGCCACCGGTACGAATTCAACAACAAATTCCGCTCCGTCCTCACTGAGAAGGGCATGATCCTGTCCGGTATTTACAAGGACAAGGATTTGGTGGAGATTATCGAACTCCCCAACCATCCCTGGTTCCTGGGATGCCAGTTCCATCCCGAATTCAAATCCAAGCCGCTCCAGCCCCATCCGCTTTTCCGGGCTTTTATTGGTGCAGCGCTTACATACCGCAATACGAGGTAG
- the kdsA gene encoding 3-deoxy-8-phosphooctulonate synthase, which produces MTREITINGVKIGAGRPLVLVAGPCVIESEAATLRHAERLMTICNGLAMPLIFKASYDKANRTSIGGFRGPGMRDGLKILAKVKDSLGLPVLSDIHSIEQVAPAAEVLDVLQIPAFLCRQTDLIIAAAQSGRVINVKKGQFLAPWDMKNVAAKAVAAGNENVILTERGASFGYNNLVVDMRTFPIMRATGFPVIFDATHSVQLPGGQGESSGGQREFVEYLSRAAVAAGIDGIFMEVHEDPDKALCDGPNSIPLNDLPTLLKTLKSIDALVK; this is translated from the coding sequence ATGACCCGCGAGATCACTATCAACGGTGTGAAGATCGGCGCGGGCAGGCCGCTGGTGCTGGTGGCCGGTCCTTGCGTCATCGAGTCTGAGGCGGCAACGCTACGTCACGCTGAGCGGCTCATGACCATCTGCAACGGCTTGGCCATGCCGCTCATCTTCAAAGCCTCCTATGACAAGGCTAACCGCACCTCTATCGGCGGTTTCCGGGGACCGGGGATGAGGGATGGCTTGAAGATCCTTGCCAAGGTTAAGGATTCCCTCGGGCTGCCGGTGCTCTCGGATATCCACTCCATTGAACAGGTGGCGCCGGCTGCAGAGGTGCTGGACGTACTGCAGATACCGGCCTTTCTCTGTCGCCAGACCGATCTCATCATCGCGGCGGCCCAAAGCGGTCGGGTGATCAACGTCAAAAAGGGACAGTTCCTGGCCCCCTGGGACATGAAAAATGTTGCCGCCAAGGCGGTGGCTGCCGGCAATGAGAACGTCATCCTGACCGAGCGGGGAGCCTCCTTCGGCTACAACAACCTCGTGGTGGACATGCGTACGTTCCCGATCATGCGCGCCACCGGTTTTCCGGTCATATTCGACGCAACCCACAGCGTACAACTCCCCGGAGGCCAGGGGGAGAGTTCCGGCGGCCAGCGGGAGTTCGTGGAGTATCTCTCACGGGCTGCTGTGGCAGCAGGTATCGACGGCATCTTCATGGAGGTGCACGAAGACCCGGACAAGGCGCTCTGCGATGGTCCCAACTCCATCCCCCTGAACGACTTGCCGACGCTTCTGAAGACGCTCAAGTCGATTGACGCCCTGGTCAAGTAG
- a CDS encoding ParA family protein, translated as MQNFPYIITISSEKGGVGKTTLATNLAIYLKAMRDDLPVTIFSFDNHFTIDRMFELPGQQLRGTVHELLKGVPARELVHVGQYGVGYIPSSTELGEINESFRGPMSLTRMFAECGFGGIVIIDTRPDLNILTQNALYAADRVLIPVKDMPSLENCKNIFALFDQRGIDKKSLSLIPCLIDSRIKFDGLFKDQKTLLRAFAINRGYRCMDTYISKSPKVESLNTNPDGKIYPILTHARGTDVYGQFTEIARDILRHYDATPEPRSCLYAAWLKEKEGKKKESYRARLEGLAERCLICGALLSEQPEQRGFYYETSDRASRGFLHNDCFTDMLCAALYGMTNQSQAYGAARMVIADRTLRTVSLFFPQIQGATALLDYRQFSMEGDQLFRKELPMEGFSEGEFDGMNDRLFLLLNESLAGYEGSLREGTWLAVYPVDPDAPETVLQDERYRSLQQILAKIAEQLEQPA; from the coding sequence ATGCAGAACTTTCCCTATATCATTACCATTTCTTCCGAAAAGGGTGGGGTCGGCAAGACCACCCTGGCCACCAACCTGGCCATCTACCTGAAGGCCATGCGGGACGATCTGCCGGTCACGATCTTCTCCTTCGATAATCACTTCACCATTGACCGGATGTTTGAACTGCCGGGACAACAGTTGAGGGGTACGGTCCATGAGCTGCTGAAGGGTGTTCCGGCACGGGAACTGGTACATGTGGGACAGTACGGCGTCGGCTATATCCCCTCCTCCACCGAACTGGGAGAGATTAACGAAAGCTTCCGAGGCCCCATGAGCCTGACGCGCATGTTCGCCGAGTGCGGGTTTGGCGGTATCGTCATCATCGATACCCGCCCGGATCTGAATATCCTGACCCAGAACGCCCTGTATGCCGCCGACCGGGTCCTGATCCCGGTCAAGGACATGCCAAGTCTGGAAAATTGCAAAAACATCTTCGCTCTGTTCGATCAGCGCGGCATCGACAAGAAATCCCTTTCCCTGATCCCCTGCTTAATCGATTCGCGTATCAAGTTTGATGGGCTTTTCAAGGACCAAAAGACCCTGTTGCGGGCCTTTGCCATCAATCGCGGTTACCGCTGCATGGACACCTATATCTCCAAAAGCCCCAAGGTGGAGAGCCTCAACACAAATCCGGACGGCAAGATTTATCCGATCCTGACTCATGCCCGCGGGACCGATGTCTACGGACAGTTCACCGAGATAGCCCGGGATATCTTGCGACATTATGATGCCACGCCCGAACCTCGTTCCTGTCTGTACGCAGCCTGGCTGAAGGAAAAAGAAGGTAAAAAAAAGGAGTCGTACCGTGCACGGCTGGAGGGACTTGCCGAGCGCTGCCTGATCTGTGGTGCACTCCTGTCCGAACAGCCGGAGCAGCGGGGCTTTTACTACGAGACCTCCGACCGGGCCAGCCGCGGCTTCCTGCATAACGACTGTTTCACCGATATGCTCTGTGCGGCACTTTACGGCATGACCAATCAATCCCAGGCTTACGGCGCGGCGCGCATGGTGATTGCCGATCGGACGTTGAGAACCGTCTCCCTGTTCTTTCCCCAAATCCAAGGAGCTACAGCCCTGCTCGATTACCGTCAGTTCAGTATGGAAGGGGATCAACTCTTCAGGAAGGAACTGCCTATGGAGGGCTTCAGCGAGGGGGAATTCGACGGCATGAACGACCGGCTCTTCCTGCTCCTGAATGAATCGCTGGCCGGTTATGAGGGGTCGTTACGAGAAGGAACCTGGTTGGCCGTGTACCCTGTCGACCCAGATGCTCCGGAAACGGTCCTCCAGGATGAACGCTACCGTTCCCTGCAACAGATTCTGGCAAAGATCGCTGAGCAGCTCGAACAACCAGCCTGA
- the recN gene encoding DNA repair protein RecN — MLTDLTIRNIAIIDTLHISFKEGLTVLTGETGAGKSIIIDAVGLIMGGRASADLLRSGADEAVVEALFDISSQPDVARQLRDSGFDCDNELLVKRSISRAGKNRVFINGSMATLALLAETAPLLINIYGQHESQTLLRPENHLRLLDAYAGLDGQREEFFRLFERFRTLQERLGALDEEEREAERRLDLLSYQIDEIARAELRAGEEEDLEERRRVLAGAEKLGSTSADAFERLYEGDGAILGQLRRIKNAIFELSAIDHSLEGLAASLENAYLQVEDAAIMLRDYASRIEADPAALQQTDDRLDLIHRLKRKYAPTIEAILEFKQGLDSEMETLHGREQARHELEEELERLDREVRQRGSDLTAQRTAAAGALSRALAAEVHQLAMKNAVVETVLEPLAEPRSTGYERVELLFSPNPGEPPRPLARIASGGELSRLMLAFKQVLPEGDVPTLIFDEVDTGIGGATSEMVGKKLKNVAALQQVLCITHLAQVAVFAGQHLRVEKQVANGRTTTRIVALEDGERTREVARMLAGARITDSALAHAAEMLAAADGKA, encoded by the coding sequence ATGCTGACCGACCTGACCATCAGAAATATCGCCATCATCGACACCCTGCATATCTCCTTCAAAGAGGGGCTTACCGTGTTGACTGGCGAGACAGGCGCCGGCAAGTCCATCATCATCGATGCCGTCGGCCTTATCATGGGAGGTCGCGCTTCGGCCGACCTGCTCCGCTCCGGTGCGGACGAGGCGGTTGTGGAGGCGCTGTTCGACATCTCTAGCCAACCCGATGTGGCCCGGCAACTCCGGGATTCCGGTTTTGACTGCGACAACGAACTGCTCGTGAAGCGTTCCATCTCCCGAGCCGGGAAGAACCGGGTATTCATCAATGGGAGCATGGCCACACTGGCGCTTCTTGCCGAAACCGCACCCCTGCTGATCAATATCTACGGCCAACATGAGTCCCAAACCCTGCTCCGGCCGGAAAACCATCTGCGTCTCCTGGATGCCTACGCCGGCCTGGACGGCCAGCGTGAGGAATTTTTCCGGCTTTTCGAGCGTTTTCGCACTCTTCAGGAACGGCTGGGTGCTCTGGATGAGGAGGAACGGGAGGCGGAACGCAGGCTTGATCTCTTGTCATACCAAATCGATGAGATCGCCAGGGCGGAGTTGCGGGCCGGGGAAGAGGAAGATTTGGAAGAACGCCGCAGAGTCCTTGCAGGTGCCGAAAAGCTGGGAAGTACCAGCGCCGATGCCTTTGAACGGCTGTACGAAGGTGACGGGGCGATCCTGGGACAGTTGCGGCGCATCAAAAATGCCATATTCGAGCTATCCGCCATCGACCACAGCCTGGAGGGATTGGCCGCCTCGCTTGAAAACGCCTATCTGCAGGTGGAAGACGCCGCGATCATGCTGCGCGATTACGCCTCTCGCATTGAGGCCGACCCAGCCGCGTTGCAGCAGACCGATGACCGCCTCGACCTGATCCACCGTCTCAAAAGGAAGTATGCCCCGACCATCGAGGCAATTCTCGAATTCAAGCAAGGGCTCGATAGTGAGATGGAAACCTTACACGGGCGGGAACAGGCCCGGCACGAACTGGAGGAGGAACTGGAGCGGCTTGACCGTGAGGTGCGGCAGCGGGGAAGCGACCTTACCGCGCAGCGTACTGCTGCTGCCGGTGCCCTCTCCAGGGCTCTCGCTGCAGAGGTGCACCAGCTTGCCATGAAGAACGCCGTCGTTGAAACGGTCCTGGAACCGCTGGCGGAGCCCCGTTCCACGGGATATGAACGGGTTGAACTCCTTTTCTCTCCCAATCCGGGCGAACCGCCCCGCCCCTTGGCACGGATCGCCTCCGGCGGTGAGCTGTCGCGGCTTATGCTCGCTTTCAAGCAGGTTTTGCCCGAGGGAGATGTGCCGACGCTGATCTTTGACGAGGTGGATACCGGCATTGGTGGCGCCACTTCTGAAATGGTGGGGAAAAAGCTCAAAAACGTTGCCGCATTGCAACAAGTGCTTTGTATCACCCATCTGGCTCAAGTGGCGGTCTTTGCCGGTCAGCATTTGCGCGTTGAGAAACAGGTGGCAAACGGTAGGACCACAACCCGGATCGTGGCGTTGGAGGATGGAGAGCGCACCCGCGAGGTTGCCCGCATGCTTGCCGGGGCCAGGATCACGGATTCGGCCTTGGCCCATGCCGCGGAGATGCTGGCGGCAGCCGACGGCAAGGCATGA
- a CDS encoding NAD(+)/NADH kinase, translated as MPVQNVAIFAKKHDPRCQGVADDLINWLEERGCRPLVEVHLASHIGYSQGTTAEAIREQAELVVVLGGDGTLISVARLFSGKEVPIVGVNLGSLGFLTEVTVEEMYPVLELCLKGAPRVSERMMLEVSVRREGREIEKHHVLNDIVINKGALARIIDLETKVNAHFLTTYRADGLIISTPTGSTGYSMSAGGPIIHPQMSCIVITPICPHTLTNRPIVVSDDSNIAITVASSFDEKVYLTLDGQVGFELMEGDSVDVRSALKTTALVMSRSRDYFEVLRTKLKWGGQ; from the coding sequence ATGCCGGTTCAAAACGTTGCCATATTCGCCAAGAAGCATGACCCGCGTTGCCAGGGGGTTGCCGACGATCTCATCAACTGGCTGGAGGAACGGGGTTGTCGGCCGCTGGTGGAGGTGCACTTGGCCAGCCACATCGGGTATTCCCAAGGGACCACGGCCGAGGCGATCCGCGAGCAGGCCGAACTGGTGGTGGTACTGGGGGGCGACGGTACGCTGATCTCGGTGGCGCGGCTTTTCAGCGGCAAGGAAGTCCCCATCGTTGGGGTCAACCTGGGGAGTCTCGGTTTCCTGACCGAGGTGACGGTTGAGGAGATGTACCCGGTGCTGGAGCTATGCCTGAAGGGCGCCCCCCGCGTTTCGGAGCGCATGATGCTGGAGGTGAGCGTCCGCCGGGAGGGGAGGGAGATCGAGAAGCACCATGTGCTGAACGACATCGTCATCAACAAGGGGGCGTTGGCCCGGATCATTGACCTGGAAACCAAGGTTAACGCCCATTTTCTAACCACCTACCGAGCCGACGGACTGATCATCTCCACGCCTACCGGCTCCACCGGCTATTCCATGTCTGCCGGCGGCCCCATCATCCACCCACAGATGAGTTGCATTGTAATAACCCCCATCTGTCCCCACACATTGACGAACCGTCCTATCGTGGTTTCCGACGACTCCAACATCGCTATCACCGTGGCGTCCTCCTTCGACGAGAAGGTCTATCTGACCCTGGATGGTCAAGTCGGGTTCGAATTGATGGAAGGGGATTCGGTCGATGTGCGCTCCGCTCTCAAGACCACCGCTTTGGTCATGTCACGCAGCCGGGATTATTTCGAGGTCTTGAGGACAAAGCTGAAATGGGGAGGGCAGTAG
- a CDS encoding valine--tRNA ligase: MTKELAKGYEPHDVEKRWYAEWEGKGYFHAAATSDRKPFSIVIPPPNVTGALHMGHALNNTLQDILCRWKRMLGYNVLWMPGTDHAGIATQNVVERQLAAEKKDRHELGREAFIERVWKWKAESGGQIIGQLKRLGASCDWERERFTMDEGLSKAVRTVFVKLYQDGLIYRDNRLINWCPRCHTALSDIEVEHEDKKGHLWHIRYPVTGEPGRYVVVATTRPETMLGDTAVAVHPEDERYQALVGKKVVLPLINREIPVVADEYVDREFGTGVVKITPAHDFNDFEVGQRHGLDKINVFDESGIINAEGRQYEGMDRFEARKRIVGDLEAAGLLEKIDDHAMAVGGCYRCKTVVEPYLSLQWYVKVAPLAERALAAVKEGKTRILPKQWENTYYDWMENIRDWCISRQIWWGHRIPAWFCDHCGEVTVAMEAPATCCKCGSDELRQETDVLDTWFSSALWPFSTMGWPEKTAELATFYPTSCLVTGFDILFFWVARMMMMGLHFMDEVPFGDVYIHALVRDAHGQKMSKSKGNVIDPLTIIDQYGTDAFRFTLAAFAAQGRDIKLAEERIAGYRNFCNKVWNAARFTLMNLEGFDPDTLKFEDLPLSESDKWIMHRLNEAARETNKALEEYRFNEAAMGLYQFTWSEFCDWYLELSKKDLYGDDSQRKQTAQYVLWYTLEHLLRLLHPFMPFITEEIWQALPGVKADPTIMLASYPEPLTERSHPEAAANMERVMAVIGGIRNIRGEMEVPPSREISVILSCAGEESLRLMKHNEAAIISLGRVADLAIGKGIEKPEDASIQVAGDVQIFVPLKGLVDVEEEEKRLLKEIAKIEKEIDQFSKKLENPSFVERAPADVVAREREKLVEVADKKLVLEASLEKIRHLKG; this comes from the coding sequence ATGACCAAAGAACTGGCAAAAGGCTACGAACCTCACGATGTTGAAAAAAGATGGTACGCGGAATGGGAAGGCAAGGGATACTTCCATGCCGCTGCCACATCCGACCGGAAACCCTTCAGCATCGTTATCCCGCCCCCAAACGTCACCGGAGCCCTGCACATGGGGCATGCCCTCAATAATACCCTTCAGGACATCCTCTGCCGCTGGAAGCGGATGCTGGGGTACAACGTGCTTTGGATGCCCGGCACCGACCATGCCGGTATTGCCACGCAGAACGTCGTGGAGCGCCAACTTGCCGCCGAGAAGAAGGACCGTCACGAACTGGGGCGCGAGGCCTTTATCGAGCGGGTCTGGAAGTGGAAGGCTGAGTCGGGAGGGCAGATCATCGGTCAATTGAAACGTCTGGGTGCCTCCTGCGACTGGGAGCGGGAACGCTTCACCATGGACGAAGGGTTGTCCAAAGCGGTGCGTACCGTCTTTGTCAAACTATACCAGGACGGCCTCATCTACCGGGACAACCGGCTGATAAACTGGTGCCCCCGCTGCCATACCGCCCTGTCGGACATCGAGGTGGAGCACGAGGACAAGAAAGGGCATCTGTGGCACATACGCTACCCGGTAACCGGTGAGCCGGGGAGGTATGTGGTGGTTGCCACAACCCGCCCCGAGACCATGCTGGGCGATACGGCGGTGGCCGTACACCCCGAGGACGAACGCTACCAGGCCCTGGTCGGCAAGAAGGTTGTCCTGCCGCTGATCAACCGGGAGATCCCGGTGGTGGCCGATGAGTACGTGGACCGAGAGTTCGGCACCGGGGTGGTCAAGATCACGCCGGCCCATGATTTCAATGACTTTGAGGTCGGCCAGCGCCATGGCCTGGACAAGATCAACGTCTTCGACGAGTCCGGCATCATCAATGCCGAGGGGCGTCAGTACGAAGGGATGGATCGCTTCGAGGCCCGCAAGAGGATCGTTGGGGACCTGGAAGCAGCCGGGCTGCTGGAAAAGATCGATGACCACGCAATGGCGGTGGGTGGCTGTTATCGCTGCAAGACCGTAGTGGAACCCTATCTCTCCCTGCAATGGTACGTGAAGGTCGCCCCCCTAGCGGAGCGGGCTCTGGCCGCGGTTAAGGAAGGCAAAACCCGTATCCTCCCCAAACAGTGGGAGAACACCTACTACGACTGGATGGAAAATATTCGCGACTGGTGCATCTCGCGTCAGATCTGGTGGGGGCACCGCATCCCGGCCTGGTTCTGCGACCATTGCGGCGAGGTGACCGTAGCCATGGAGGCCCCGGCGACCTGCTGCAAGTGCGGGAGCGACGAGCTTCGCCAGGAAACCGACGTGCTTGATACCTGGTTCTCCTCGGCCCTGTGGCCTTTCTCCACCATGGGATGGCCCGAAAAAACGGCGGAACTGGCCACCTTCTATCCCACCTCCTGCCTGGTGACCGGTTTCGACATCCTCTTCTTCTGGGTGGCCCGCATGATGATGATGGGACTGCACTTCATGGATGAGGTTCCCTTCGGGGATGTGTACATCCACGCCCTGGTGCGGGACGCCCACGGACAGAAAATGAGCAAGTCCAAGGGAAACGTGATCGACCCGCTGACGATCATCGACCAATACGGCACCGATGCCTTCCGTTTCACTCTTGCTGCCTTTGCCGCCCAAGGGAGGGACATCAAGCTGGCCGAGGAACGTATCGCCGGCTACCGCAATTTCTGCAACAAGGTTTGGAATGCAGCTCGTTTTACCCTGATGAACCTGGAAGGTTTTGATCCCGATACCCTTAAATTTGAGGACTTGCCACTCTCCGAGAGCGACAAGTGGATTATGCACCGCCTGAACGAGGCAGCCCGGGAGACGAATAAAGCCCTGGAAGAGTACCGCTTCAATGAAGCGGCCATGGGTCTGTACCAGTTTACCTGGAGCGAATTCTGCGATTGGTACCTGGAACTTTCCAAAAAGGATCTATACGGTGATGACAGCCAGCGCAAACAGACGGCCCAGTACGTACTGTGGTACACGTTGGAGCATCTGCTGCGACTGCTGCACCCCTTCATGCCTTTCATCACCGAAGAGATTTGGCAGGCCCTGCCGGGCGTAAAAGCGGACCCGACCATCATGCTGGCTTCGTACCCCGAGCCGCTCACCGAGCGTTCCCATCCCGAAGCGGCAGCCAACATGGAACGGGTCATGGCGGTTATCGGCGGCATCCGCAACATCCGTGGCGAGATGGAGGTGCCCCCGTCACGGGAGATCAGCGTGATCCTTTCCTGCGCTGGAGAAGAGAGCCTCAGGCTGATGAAGCACAACGAAGCGGCCATTATCAGCTTGGGGCGGGTCGCAGACCTAGCCATAGGCAAGGGAATTGAGAAGCCGGAGGATGCCTCCATTCAGGTGGCGGGGGACGTTCAGATCTTCGTGCCTCTCAAGGGGTTGGTGGATGTGGAGGAAGAGGAAAAGCGCCTGCTCAAGGAGATCGCCAAGATCGAAAAAGAGATCGACCAGTTTTCGAAAAAGCTGGAGAACCCTAGCTTTGTAGAGCGCGCCCCTGCGGATGTGGTTGCCAGGGAGCGGGAAAAGTTGGTCGAAGTCGCCGATAAAAAGCTGGTACTGGAAGCGAGCCTGGAAAAGATCAGACACCTGAAAGGGTGA